The genomic DNA GCATTCGGTACCGTCTTCGTCGTCGCGATGAAGAACCCGTTGAAGTGTTTGTGGAAGCAGACAGGGAATTACGGGGCTTGCCCCGCAGTTTATGGATAGAGTCTGGTGTAATCCATGAACGGGCCCGGCGGCCTGCGCTTCACCTGCGCCGCGAAGCGTAGCGTAGCGGCGTCAGGTGCAAGCGCGTATTAGCCAGCGCAGATCTGGCTAGCTCCTAATCCTTACACGTGTCTCTTCAACAATCCATAGAAGATGCTCAAGTGGCTCGCTGGAAAGCAATGGGATCAGACGCTCAATGACCTCAAGAACGTGGGGTTTATCTTGCTGGTGTAAACGTAGAACTATCAAGCCAGGGAACTGGGCCGGGGGATATGCACGAATGTCAGCGAAATCTGTGTCCAAGATGACCAAGGCACGCCCTTCCTCCTGGCATACAGAAGCAATAGCGGAATCGGTTGAACCTTCCAAGTGCTGCTCAGAAACAGTAACGGCATCATAGCCAGATTGGCGCAACAAATCGGCTATCTCAACCGGCAGATTCTCGTCAACCTTGAATGCCATCGTGTCATCTATACTGGAATGGCCACCACACGCTCGCGGGCCAACTCGGCAGCGTATGAAATAGCGGCTTGCACGGCTTCCCGACTCAAAGACGGGTAACTACGCAGAATCTCGTCTAGGGAGAGGCTGGCGGCTAAATTGTCCAGTATAACCGAGACCGGAATACGCGTACCCTTGACACAGGCTTTCCCGTGACAAATGCTGGGATCAACGACAATGTAATCTTGCCATCTCATAAGCATCCTCCCCGGAACATTGTTACTTCAATTATACTACGTTTCTCTTGCGCTGGCTAACGATGCGCATAAGCCGCAGGGCGGAGCGAGCGCAGCGGAGCGCAGTCGGCTTGAGCAAGATGTTAGCCCGCCGCTGTGGTTGCACCGGCCTTTCTGCCATTGATACGATCATATTCCCAAATCGCCAGGTCAACTTCTTGGACAGGCCATCCCAACTGTTGTGCTAGATTCTGTATCTCTCGAAGGTATCGCTTGTAGTCCGAAACTGAAAACGCTGTTCTCTCTTCACCAAACACCTGTCTCCAACCCCTGAAATCAATCACCGCATATCTCTCGGGAAATACAAGAGCCAGGATGGCCGATGCCACAGGAACACCTACTCCCCGAAGCGTGCATAGTATCCCAAACTGCAACTCAATTTCGTAATCTTTGTCAGGATGTTCGATAGAAAGTGCAGCTCCTGTTACGACACGTATCACATCATCCGTATTTGCTTTGCGTCTTTCCCGCTGTCTTCCGTACTGACCGCGTAGTTTCCACTGGAGGACCCTATCAAACTCATCCAGCGTCAAATACATTGGATGACGCTCCTGTTTCATCTGAGCAAAATGAGCCCTGAGATGCTCAGTGAGAGTGCAGTCATCACTGGAAGTCCTGTACTGAATAAGTTGACCTGCTGTGATCATCTTCGCTAGCGTTCAAGGTTCCTTAAAAAGGCGGGCCAA from Chloroflexota bacterium includes the following:
- a CDS encoding DUF5615 family PIN-like protein — encoded protein: MAFKVDENLPVEIADLLRQSGYDAVTVSEQHLEGSTDSAIASVCQEEGRALVILDTDFADIRAYPPAQFPGLIVLRLHQQDKPHVLEVIERLIPLLSSEPLEHLLWIVEETRVRIRS
- a CDS encoding DUF433 domain-containing protein, whose amino-acid sequence is MRWQDYIVVDPSICHGKACVKGTRIPVSVILDNLAASLSLDEILRSYPSLSREAVQAAISYAAELARERVVAIPV